In the Sphingobacterium sp. PCS056 genome, TTCTTCGTGCACAATCGATGACGCCACAAGATCGTCCTGCTGTGTATCTGGGTGTACATGAGACCGATCGCGAATGGGCCGAATTTCTCTTGTGGTTAAACGATACGTATGGCAAAGATGGTCTCGACAACATCTGGTTCCCCTCACAAGAAGAGTATTATGAATATCATTATTACAGACAACATTGTGCTATAAATGTGAGCAGCCAGGGAGATGCGGTAAAAATAAAGGTAAAATTTCCGAGCCAACCGCATTTTTATTATCCAGCCTTGACATTAAATATCCCAGGTTTAAAAATGAAGATGATCAAATCAGTAACTTCCAGTGCATCCGTAACGGGATTATCCTATGGCGATTTTGATGAAGGTATCAGCATCAATTTTGATACGAGACAGTATCTTTTTGAGCACGCCGACCATTATGTCAAAAAGTACCTCTCCAAAAAATCAACAAGTAGTCTTGCTGATGCGTACTATCATATTGGTGCTTTGAAAAATAATGAGCAGAAACAAGAATTGCTAAAAATGTTGCCCTAAATAAAAACGCCAAAGTGCAGCCATCGATTGCGGGAGATTTCATTTAAAATTCATTATCTGGATTGGATCTTGTCGTTATATTTTAGCAATTATTCTCTGGGGAAAAACAGCGTTTAAGCAAGCGATACAAACACGTCAATAAGTAGAGCTATACAGGGTTTGATAATATTAAAATGGTATGAAATCAATCGTCCCCTTAATCCAGTTGAGAATTGCAGTTGAGGACGATTTATCAGTATTAGTTTACGAATTGAAGTCAAGCAATTTATGTAGCCGATTGATTGTAGTTGTAGCGCTACAACTTTATGAATTTACTTTACATTACGTCGTTTTTTATCCATCTATTTGAAATAAATTATAACTTTGTCATAAACAGTTTTAATATTATAATCAATTACTTACTTAAGACATAAAGAGCGGGTTTATTATTTATCCAAACTGTTTATATTAATCTATTATGTTATGTATAAAGGAAAAAGATTTCATCTCTTTTTAGTTAGCCTGGTTTTCGTTACGCTTATTGCGTCAAGTTGTTCCAAAGTGAAGGACTTGTATGAAGAGCCAGAGACTGATTCTTCCACATTATTTCCGGGTGGGGGTAATGTTCCATCAGACTTCAAATGGAATTCGGCGAAGTCTATGGATATTCGTGTTGCTATCGATGACAAGTTCGATGGTCAATTTTTTTATCGCGTAGAAATTTTCGATAACGATCCATTACTTGCGGCAGGGTCGAATTTATTGGCGGCAGGGCAAGCGAAAAAAGGGCAAGATTTTGTCGGCAAATTGATGTTGCCAACAATGGCCAAATATCTTTATCTAAGAGAAACGTCGCCTTTAGGTATTGCTTCTGTTACCATGATCGCGGTTGATGCCACTAAAGGCAGCATCAATATCACATCTGGCTCGACAACTTCAATTCTAAATTCCAATAAAGCGAGTGTAGCTCGAGCTGCAGTTCGTACAACGATTTCAAATACGAATTCATCCTCAGTAAGTACTCTTGTCGGACCTGCTGTTGTCGTTCCCAATGATGCTATTGAAATCAGCGGAAACGGAACGGTATCGGTTGTTGACAATAAATCCTATGTCATTAAATCAGGTACAACTTTTACCGGTAAAATTGATGCCAACAATGGGACGAGCAATGTAAAGATCTATGTACAAGGTAAATGGAAAAATCCAAGCTTTGAATTTAATTTAGGTAATAACAACGGTCTTTATATCACAGATGCAGGATCGCTCGAATTGATCAATGTGACGCAAAATACCAATGGCGGTTTTGTCAATTATGGTTCCGCAAATCTATCGAAGATGGAGACCAAAAACAATACGTTGTATGTCAATTACGGTACTTTAGATGCAGATAAAGCAGATATTACCAATGGTAGCTTTACCAACTATGGTGTAGCCACTATTCAAAACTTAAGTAGTACTACAACTTCTACAGTCGTTCGAAATGAAGGTACACTTGTCGTGCAAAATGCCAGTTTGACCAATGCGACATTAGAAGCTGTTTGTCATACCACCATTCAGTCGTTGACGACAAATGGTGCGACGATCTCGATATCATCAGGAGCGTTGCTAAGCTTGGATAAATTGGATGCAGGAGGTACTAAATTTAATTTAGCTTCTTCTTCTATCTTAGCCGTTACTACATTGGCCAAATTCAATAGCCAGGCAAGTACGATGCAAGGACCAGCGTCTGGACAGGCATTAGCCCGTTTAAAGAAAGTAGATGTCAATAACCAGTATATGGCGATTACCTATTCAGGTAATTTAGAAGTGGCTTGTTCTGATCATACTGCAAATGGACAGTGGAATACCTATTATGTGATCAATAGTCCAGCCAAATTAGTTCCTTATGACAAATCTACTGTTGTGATTGCAGGTACAGCTTGTAATGCGGGAGGAAATAATGCGCCAGGTGGCAATCCAAACGATCAAACAGTAACAGAAGTCAACTTAGGTACTTATTCGTACGCTTTCGAGGACAACTGGCCTAATAAAGGTGACTACGATATGAACGATTTTGTGGTGGATATGAATATCACAAAATTCCAAAATACGGCTAATAAGGTCACTAAAGTTACTTTAAAAGGGAAATTACGCTCTGTAGGCGCATCCAAACGTTTGGCGGCAGCGGTTCAGTTGGATGGTGTTCCTGCAGCAAATGTAAAAGCGGTCACCTATTCAAAAAAAGATCTGGTTGGAACAACAGTAGCCTTGGCGGCTAATGGTACTGAAACTGGACAGACCAATGCAGTGGTAGCGATTGTTGACGACGCACATAAAGCATTCGGTGTAGCAGATACACGTTTTATATCAACGCAGAGTGGTGCATATGCTCCAATTGATGTTGTGATTACAATTGAATTTACAACCCCATTGGACAATTTTACTTACAGTACATTGAATATGTTTATTGTTAACTATGCGCAAAACATCGGTGGCAGAAACGAAATTCACTTAGCAGGTTATGCAGCAACCGATAAAATCAACAAAAGTTTAGTGTCAAGAGAAAGTGGGAAACTTTTATCAGCAACAGATCCTTTCAAAACACCGAAAGGTGATCCGTTTGCATTAGCAATCCCAGTTTCATTCAATTACCCAGCAGAAGGTGTTATTATCAATAAGGTATATCCTTACTTTGAGACTTGGGCGCGAAGCGGTGGTATTGAGAAAACAGACTGGTATTTAAACCGTAAATAATTGAAATAATATTTCCTATATTACTAAATTAAGTACTCCAGATTATTGGGAGTACTTAATTTTTTTGCTCCAAAATATATCGGGACAGTTTGTTAGATAGATTTTGGAAAAAATAGTTACTTTTATATGCTAATATAATTCATGAAAAAGAAAATACTGATCATTGATGATAAGCCGGCAATAGGACAGTTGATAACCTTATACTTAAATGCGGATTATGAATTTCATTATTTTGCAAGTGCCATGGCTGCTTATAACTGGCTTAAAGATGGTCATCTCGTAGATTTGATTCTGTCGGATTATACGATGCCCGAAATGAATGGGTATGATCTCTTGGTGATGATCAAGCAAAATGAATTTTTAAAAAATATTCCGGTCATTATTCTTTCGGGAGAAGATAACACCAATACGCGCATCAG is a window encoding:
- a CDS encoding LruC domain-containing protein; this encodes MYKGKRFHLFLVSLVFVTLIASSCSKVKDLYEEPETDSSTLFPGGGNVPSDFKWNSAKSMDIRVAIDDKFDGQFFYRVEIFDNDPLLAAGSNLLAAGQAKKGQDFVGKLMLPTMAKYLYLRETSPLGIASVTMIAVDATKGSINITSGSTTSILNSNKASVARAAVRTTISNTNSSSVSTLVGPAVVVPNDAIEISGNGTVSVVDNKSYVIKSGTTFTGKIDANNGTSNVKIYVQGKWKNPSFEFNLGNNNGLYITDAGSLELINVTQNTNGGFVNYGSANLSKMETKNNTLYVNYGTLDADKADITNGSFTNYGVATIQNLSSTTTSTVVRNEGTLVVQNASLTNATLEAVCHTTIQSLTTNGATISISSGALLSLDKLDAGGTKFNLASSSILAVTTLAKFNSQASTMQGPASGQALARLKKVDVNNQYMAITYSGNLEVACSDHTANGQWNTYYVINSPAKLVPYDKSTVVIAGTACNAGGNNAPGGNPNDQTVTEVNLGTYSYAFEDNWPNKGDYDMNDFVVDMNITKFQNTANKVTKVTLKGKLRSVGASKRLAAAVQLDGVPAANVKAVTYSKKDLVGTTVALAANGTETGQTNAVVAIVDDAHKAFGVADTRFISTQSGAYAPIDVVITIEFTTPLDNFTYSTLNMFIVNYAQNIGGRNEIHLAGYAATDKINKSLVSRESGKLLSATDPFKTPKGDPFALAIPVSFNYPAEGVIINKVYPYFETWARSGGIEKTDWYLNRK
- a CDS encoding PleD family two-component system response regulator, with product MKKKILIIDDKPAIGQLITLYLNADYEFHYFASAMAAYNWLKDGHLVDLILSDYTMPEMNGYDLLVMIKQNEFLKNIPVIILSGEDNTNTRISLLEAGADDFILKPFNPLELKLRIKKALK